Genomic segment of Drosophila biarmipes strain raj3 chromosome 2L, RU_DBia_V1.1, whole genome shotgun sequence:
TTCCTTCATCTGTGGCCGGTTGTGGAGTTCCCAGAAAGTCAGCGGATGGCGATGAGAGGAACTGCTCCTCCCAGGCACCTCACTCCCTGTTCGATGGAGTCTCCGCCGAGCTGCTACGAGCGAATCGCCAGCAATTTCAGCAGCTCAGACAGTGTCTGCTTTCTGTAACGGCCCCACACGCCGATATCTATTTGGTCAGTTTATCATTTACGTTGATTTTAATTCCATATTAATAAGAACTTTCATCCAACAGGTAGTGCGAGTGGAGAAACTCCTGCAATCTGGAATAGCTCAGGCTGCAGAGCCCTATCTGAAAGCTGGCAAGGATCCCAAGTTGGGTCAGAAAGTCTATAAAGCGGCCAAGAACTGTGCCCAGCACATTGGGCACTATAGGCAGCCTTTTGCATGGGCAGCAAGACCTCTGTTCAAGCAGTACAGCCACGAACTGGATGTAGATCCCAAAAAGGAGTTCGAGTTCAGTCCTATTTACCGTCAGGAGTTACCCAAACTCAAGGATGATGAACTTCTAAAGCTATTGGTCGATTTCCGCAAACCTGAGAAACTAAGTAAACTAACCATCATTCCTGGTAGCCTAaagatgcagatgcagttTATCGATCAAACTACACCCTGTGGTTTGAGTAAATCTCTGGCTCCTTTGTCCACCTTTAATCCATCTTCCAAGCAATCGCCCACTATTGAGTTGGCCGAATTCCAGAGCCAATGTGAACGGGATGCGCATCCCTATACGAGTTTCTGCAACCACCTCTATGTGTATCCATTAAGCTTGCAGTTCGACAGCCAGAAATTATTCTCACGAGCCAGGAACATCACGGTGGTGGTGGAGCTACGGGATGGCGATGGGGAGTACAGCAAACCGTTGAAGGTTAgaagaaaattatttgtataaagTATACATTTAGAATTCCAAATGACTTCTCTTTATAACAGTGCATCTACGGTCGCCCTGGCCAGGATCTGTTGGTATCTCAGATAGCCTGTCCAGTCCTTCATCACAATGTGACTCCAACGTGGTACGAGGAGATCAAACTGCGACTTCCGTTGGGACTATTTCCGGAACACCACCTGCTCTTCTCCTTTTACCATGTATCCTGTAATCTGAGCAAGAAAAGGGAGGCAAATGCTGCTTTCGAAACGCCCATTGGTTATGCCTGGTTGCCGTTGCTGCAGAAGAATCGAATTTGCTTGGAGGAACAGCAGCTGCCGGTGGCTGCCACCTTGCCAGTGGGCTACCTTTCGATTCAGCCCTTGGGCTGGGGCAAGGGGGTAAGTTATAGACGTTGTGTGCCTCGCAAAGCCGTTCATCAACTCAtgaaatgtttgttttgtctcTTACCCAACATACCTCATGCCCCATACATCCATACATTCCCTGGCTTGCCAACTAACCTGTGCTCTCTTTCTCTTCGTGTTTTTTTCTCCGCACTGATCTGCATGCTTACTGCACCACCACCAACACCACCACCCAAAACCCTCCCTTGGCTGCCTACAAACCCTTCCAATTTCTCAGCAGAACTGCGGTCCGGATATCCAGTGGATCGATAATCAGAGGAATCTATACACGGTGGGATTACGTCTGGACTCCACGGTTCTTACGGCCGATCAGCACTTGCATAACTTTTTTGGACACTGCGAGAGGTTGCTGGAGGGCGGAAAAACTGGAGCCGTGCCGGCTGAAACGGAAACCTGCAAGATTTTGAAAGCAGCCCATGCCATCGATATGAAGTCGTTGATCAACTACTTACCCACGCTTCTCAATGAGCTCTTCACCTTGCTGGTTCACACGCAATCCGAGGAAATAGGCTTGAATGTAATCCGCTTGATAACGAACATTATCCACTTGATAAGCGATCAGGCCAAGAGGCCCGATCTTTTGGCAGCCTATGTGAAGTACGTGTTCCACGCTCCCTATTACAGCCAGCAAACAGCCAGGCAGAGGACTGTCCATGGAGAACTGTGCAGGCACTTGCCATACCTCCTGAATCCCAACAATCCGGATTTCCTTATCGTCAACAAGTTCATGAGATACTCCTCGATATTCTTCGATCTGATTGTGAAGAGCATGGCTCAACATTTGTTGGCTACCGGCAGGATTCGGATGCTGCGCAACGAGCGGTTTCCCAAGGAGTACGCCGATCGTGTGGAGCAGTTGATAAAGGTGTTAATGCCCTACATAACCACTCGATATGAGGATTTGGGCGAGGAGACGAATCTGCTTAATCGCTCGTTGGCAAAGTTTGTACGCCAATGTCTCAGTTACATGGACAGAGGATTTGTCTTTCGCCTGATTCGCTGTTATATGGCAGAATTCTCGCCTGGCAATACGCGAATACTCCACGAATACAAGTTCAACTTTCTGCAAGAGATCTGCCAGCATGAGCACTATGTACCGCTTAACCTGCCATTTGTTTTAAATCCGAAGAACAGACCGCCTGAGATGATGCAGCACTTCACGCTTTCCGAGCAGTTCTGCAGGCAGCACTTTCTATCGGGACTCCTACTTCAGGAACTGAAGAGTAGTCTCAATGAAATAGGCCATGTGAGGCGACATGCTCTGGGTATCTTTAAGGATCTCCTGGCCAAACACGAGTTGGACAACCGATATCAGCAGAGGGGTCAGCTCTCGAGGATTGCTCTACTTTACGTTCCCTGGCTGGGCGTTGTGATGGACAACATCCATCGGATTGATGACCTCTCGGAGTCTGGAGCTTGTACGCCCAATGGACATGTTTATGCGGACTCCGCCTCCTATACCAAGCGCTTGAGTTGTTCCAGTAGCTATGTGTTCAGCAAGGACTCCTCCACTTTTGGCTCCCTGACGTCCACTCCGCGTTCAAAGAATCGACTAACCCTGCACTGCGATCAACCGAGTCCTTACCGCACCTCGGTTCACATAAAGGAGCACAACTACCTGGCCGCCATCGCTGGGCAGCCGATTAGCAATGGCATTTCGAATCTCTCACTGAATTCGAACACGGATTCCGGGGTGAGTCTTTGATTTGTTCAATAAATTCCAAGTGAGATCTACTAACGTGCATCCTCTTTTCTAGCACTCTCAGGACACAACCACAATTGGAGCCTACACCAATGGTGATGCAGATGTGGCCTTGCGAAATGGACACAATCGCTCGGTGAGCGTAACCCACGCACAGATACTCGCCCGCTGCGATAAATTCAGTTCCGCGGAGAGCAAGGATCTGCTTCTTGGTTTCTTGTTCATCATCAAGCACCTGTCGCAAGACCAAATGGTGGGCTGGTGGCAGAATTGCAACGAATCCGAGACCCTGCAGTTTCTCTCCATTTTGGATCTCTGCCTGCTGCAATTCCGCTATGTGGGCAAAAAAAGTGTGGTGATAACTCCGGACACCCGCCAAGGGCGTTCGGCCAAGGCCAACACTCTTCCAGCCAGGACACAACCACCCACAGGGTTGGAAAATGGCAGTCAGGAACAGCAGCCAACTAGTGGTACTTTGAATCAAACCAGGGAACACCTACTGGAGGATATGGACACCCTGGCCAGGAGTCAATTGGCTCTTTATGAATCCAATTTGGCCACTGAAGTGGGTATGATAATATTGGATTGCTTAGGACTGTATGTCCTGCAATTCAGACAACTCTTGGCAGACAGCCTCATCCTGCCCAAGGTGGCCAGGGTTTACCTGAGATTCCTGCAGCTGGGCCAATCGGAGAGGCTCTCCAAACACGTCTTCGCTGCTCTAAGAGCTTTTATTAACAACTATGCAGTGGCCTTGTTCAAAGGCAATGCCATGCTGTGTGGTCAGATGGTATATGAGCTACTGAAAGCCTGCGACAGTCGCCTGGTGGAGATTCGCCATGAGTCGTGTGCTGTTTTGTATCTCCTCATGCGCAGCAACTTTGAGTTCAGTGGTAGAAAAGCCCTAACCCGAGTACACCTGCAAGTTATAATCTCAGTATCGCAGATGATTGGCAACGTAATTGGTCTGAACAATGCCAGGTTTCAGGAGAGCTTGTCCATCATCAACAGCTATGCGAACAGCGATAAGGCGATGAAGGGCACAGGTTTCCCCATGGAGGTTAAGGATCTTACGCGTCGAGTGCGCACCGTCCTTATGGCCACAGCCCAAATGCAGGCTCATCATATGGATCCAGAAAGGTTGCTTGAACTACAGTATTCGCTGGCCAACTCATATGCCTCCACCCCAGAGCTGCGACACACCTGGCTGGTGACCATGGCTAGGAATCACGAGCAGAATGGAAACCTGTCCGAGGCCGCCTGCTGCCATCTGCATATAGCTGCTTTGATGTGCGAGTATCTCCGTTTGCGAGGAGGCTGCACTCTCAGTTGGTCATCCACTGCCTTCAAGAAGATATCCACGAACATACCCCGAGATGAGCAGGGTCTCAAACTGGATGCTGGTGCTCAGGACTCCCAGTACACGGAACAAATGCTCCTGGAGCAACTGAAGCAGTGTGCCGATTTCTTGGACCGCGCCGAACGATTCGAGTGCCTCGGAGAGCTGTACAAACTCATCCTGCCCATGTACGAAAGGGATCGTAGTTTCCTGGATTTGGCTCACTGCTACGAACATCTTACCCAAGCCTACAACAAAATTGTGGAGGTGAATCGTTCGGGGAAGAGAATGCTGGGTCGCTTTTACAGAGTCGTCTTCTATGGAATGGTGAGAGATCTCGCAATAATTTGTCCCtttaacttatttatatttgttatttcagATGTACTTCGAGGAGGACCATGCCATCGAGTACGTGTACAAGGAGCCCAAGCTAACTTCACTTAGCGAAATCTCTGAGCGACTGGGCAAGCAGTACAAGGAGAAGTTTGGAGCCGATGTAGTCAAGATGATTATGGACTCATCACCGGTAAGTGAAGCTCGGTTTTTATGAATTGTTTATCCCAAGAGTAAGAAAAATAATGACATTATATTTTTGCTGGGCTATTGAGTTTTGACAAACgattatatttgaaatataagCAACGAATCCATACAATCCATCTGCAAATCATTTGAAGAGATATTCATTATAGAGCAGATCCGAATCGCTGTCATTGCGCATCAGGCTCATGCGCTAAAAATTTTGTATAGATTATTATGGAATATTAtcatatatataatgatattttagtATTACCCGCTTGACCTCTGTTTGACGCATCATGGAAGCGTTGGTGCTTCTTGGAATCATTCGCTGCGCGGTACCATGGGGTTGCTTGGGAGTGGACATGCCCATCCTATTTGTCACGGTACTTTTACCCGCCTTGCAACTAAGAAGGATATAAAGTGTGTGAATTAGGTTTAAATCTTGATATTCGTAAGCCAGAGTTATTTCCTTTGTGTTACAATGGACTCACGTATGGTTGGACTGCTGTTTCTGTACTGCGTTACTAGTTTTTCCTGGCCTGTTAACACGGCCTGTCTGAACAGCTGACATATTGCCCGATTGCTGGTAAACGCATCCCGATTTCGCAGAAGCCAACCGATTCAACTTTCGTGCTGCGCCACCGTTTGAGGAAGGTTCCATTTGAACCTTTCGTTGGACAGCAGATCCGGCCTGCATATGGCCACCAACTGCTGTGCTCCGAAGTCGCTGCATGATTGAGGGCGTACCCTGTACCTGCGTCACCATTGAACGGCCGTAAATAGAACTCCTAGGAACCTGTGAGCCGCCCTGGAGACCACTGGGTCCTGCTCCCCGTGCCGAGCATTTGGCCTTGGCCGATTTGTACACCCGCGGAAAGGTGGCCGGCACACTGGTACCCATTACGGATTTATCCGGTGTTGTTGATGGTACATCCAAATGAAAGTCATCGATCATCATGGGTTCAGCATCTTGGTGAGCGTCATTTAGCTGGTTGACCAGCTGCGATCCCTCGGAATCTTCGTATCTAAATTTGAGTTAAAGCTTTATGAAGTTCTTCTTAGTGTATTTAGCACAGACCTGTAAAGCTTCCCTCTGATATATTCTGTTGGAATGGATGAACCGGCACATCCCCTTGGTGTCAGCTCCCCACCGTTCAACTGGGATTCATCATCTCCTGCATAAGAAGCGGTCTCCACACCTTGTTTCATCTCGTCGTTGGACATGCAAACAGTGACACTGGACGACTGTGCCGTGGGTGGAGGGACCGCTGTACTCGCCCTACTGTCAGCTCGATTGATGTGGATCTGATCCCGACTGACGATCAAGCCGAGCTTGTGGCAAAGTTCCTTGAAGGCCTTGTGGGACACCAAGTCCTGGTAACGCGTTGAATCCGTGAAGGTGAAAAACTTCTCAAAGGCCTTTATGCCTTCGATCTGGTGCTCAATTTCCAGCTCCGTGTAGCTGCGATTGGAGCAAAGAGTGCACTTGGGACACACGGATCCTTCCCCGCTGTATTCACACTTCTCGCTGAGAATATCGTTGACCCGGATTAGAAACTGGGCCACCAGGACGCTCTCCGGTCGACTGGCCAACTTTTCCTGGTCGCCCACGGCCAGCTGAAGGCTCTGGCGCTCAAGGATGATCGGACTTATCGGATCCGGAGGTTGTAGCTGCTGGTCCGCCTGTTTTTTGGTGAATGTCATGCTGAGACCCTGGCCACCTGGTAACAAACCCACCGAGATCTCGTCCAGAGGCATTTGTTCATCACCCAGTTGGCTCAGGAAATCCAAGAGCTGATGCTGTACATGGAATCCATTGGCCACACGATTCACGGCATCCCCAACGACTTCAGGATGAAGCAATGTTGTAGTTGAGGTCGCCTCCGTTTTGGTGTCGGCACTTGGAAACTCCGATCTCTGGCGATACGAGGGCACGAACTCCACAGCGTTCGGATTGAGCGAGTATTCCACCGCAGACGGCATCGCATTCTGAAGCGGCATCTGGACCAAGCCCAGACCCATCCCATGGGACGGGAATGCGAAGATCTGCTCCATAACGGAAACAGACGGGCTTCTGGTGTAACACTGACTGGATGTCCGGCGATCTGATGAACTGGTGGTTTGTGCCAAAAATCGGAACGCGAATTGTATACAAAATTTGGATACTACTGCGGCTCTAGTGTGCGAAGAGTGGttgttgtataaaaataacaaacaatttaCTAGTGCCTAGTAAAGTTGTTGAGTTGTTTGAACTACATCAGTTGAGGGTGGAGAGTGATATTctgatatttatttgtgtGACGACTTGATTTCAAAGTAACGTGTATGGCAAACCCTCTCATCAGAATTTAGCGTTCAGTTCGTTATGGGGtggtttttttattctattgTTCTTAACACCTTTAAAGTTATATCTTTGGGCTTGTGCATTTagtttatagttattttatgaatttacTGGATTTAAGCTtgcatttatataatttaactgcttgtattattttatatatccATCTTAATATTTCAGGTTAAGGTAGACGAATTGGATGCCAAACTTGCCTACATACAGGTCACCCATGTGATTCCGTTCTTCTCCAAGGATGAGCTTGACCAAAGACTCAACGAATTCGAGCAGAATCATGATGTGGACACCTTTATGTACGAAACCCCGTTCACCAAATCGGGAGCCGCCCGTGGCAGCGTAGAAGAACAATGGAAACGAAAGACGGTTATAAAAAGtaagaataaaattatatttgatcTTTTTTTAGTAATTACTAACTTTTCAATCTTCGCCAGCTCAATATTCCTTCCCCTACGTTCTCAAACGTATACCCGTAAAATCCCGCGAAATCATCGAGCTAAGTCCCATCGAGGTGGCCATCGATGAGATGCAATCTAAGGTTTCAGAGCTGGAGGAGATCATTCTGCCACCAGCCGATGTGAAGAAGTTGCAGCTGCGTCTTCAGGGAAGTGTGGCGGTGACGGTAAATGCGGGTCCTTTGGCCTACGCCCATGCCTTCCTCGATGCAAAGGTGGTGAATAACTTCTCACTGGACCGCGTCGGAGACCTTAAGGATGTTTTTCGGTATGTTTTCTTTGTAACTAACCATACGCTACcttgataaaatatataaggAACTCAGTTTATATTAGAAAACCTCACTTCTCCAGCACTATAAAGTAATctacatttattaaattatccCTCTTCCCTTCAGTGACTTCATTGTGGTCTGCCAGAAGGCGCTGTTCCTCAACGAGCGCATCATCAGCGCGGACCAGAAGGAGTACCACCATGTGCTGAAGGAGAACTACGAGAAGCTGTGCCAGGCGCTCAGTGAGTTGCTCGACGACGAGTCCTTCCAGCCGCTCGGCGACGATGCCGACAGCATAAACCAGCGCAACAGCATGGCTTTGTTCAATGCGATCAGTGGCGCCTCCAATAACTCAAGTACTGCTTAAGTTCCAGAAAACCATAAAACAAGATACCAAAATTCTGAAACTCAGTCACCCACACGCACAGCTAACTTAACAAACCGAATGTTGAATGAAGTATTCAAATAACACGAGCCCATGACGTAGGCGTAGAGTTCGTAATGTGTTAGCGTAACCACAACGTAGTCGTAACATAGACTCACTGGTGTTCCTTTGCTTGATGTTGTCGTTGAATTTCAAAATTGTCTTGCGGCAGGTAAAGCTCGATTTGGGGCTTAACGGTTTGAAACTCGGCTAAGGGAATCCGCTTGTGACTAACCCCATAAAAACCCCGATTTGATGGCTAACAATCCGACCCAGAAACTAACCGTAAGCGCTTGATGACAAAATTCGGCTTAACTAATCATACGTTCTGTGACCCTCTTCCCAGTGCTTTTCCATTCTGTATTAACGAGTTTGTAATTCTCCCTTTTTAGGACCGTATTTTGTTGAGCAAAGTACCAGCAACAACACCCACCACCACAGTTCCCACATAAACACACAGAACTCCACACACCATGCATAACCGATAACCGATCTTTATATTCTGTGCTAAACGACCAGTTCCATAAGTTCCAGTTAACCGAAATCACTTGTTAATTTCTCTGACTAGGCTTAAGCGACTATGTTTTAAATTCCCCATTGTTTGTTGTTAGATTTTTATGTTGAACGATTCgattaatttgtatttcacaTTTGCAATTATGTAATatagtatattttttcttagcATGCCTGACAAAAAACGGAAACAGACTctagttttaaatttacttttaagcaTATATcttattattgttttatattttgccAGATTTAATTTTGCTTAGGATATCGGCTAATTATGCACAACTCTATGCAACCTGTACTAGTTACTTTATTAGATAAAATCTGCTAACTTTGTGTCTTCTTCAAATCTCGAAATGGCTAAAGAAtcgtttaataatttaattattcgTAAACGTAAATGAAGTTAGACTTAGTGTTAACAAACTAGACGAATAAGTTCCCGCAAGCAACAGAACTTACCAAAGTATTCAGATAAAGGAAATACCTATTAAACAGATCTATggatatatatttacatacatGCATTTTCTAGTGAAATCGTATAAagaacttaataaaaatatatgcattAAATGTTTAAGCAAAAGTCTTTCACTGTTGGGttcaatttgtatttattaacaatttttaaaattatttaacaattttgtttatCATGCGCGGATCGACACAGAATGttattacaaattttgtttatagaaCTTTTGCTGCGAACTAAACCGAACAAACGAATGTTAGGCGTTTTCTGGAAGCCATCAATGTTGGATTGAACAGTCAATGAGTCAAAGAATCAATCGATCAACCAATCAATGTCCCGTTTAAGGCTacataaatatgtaaattttaATCATCTCCCTCAGGCTAAGGCTAGTTAGAATTACAAGCGGACATTGGGGTTCCGGGAGCGTACGAAGTTcagcagctcgtcggagtCCTCGCACACGAAAGGCTTGATGTGGTGGCAGGCCACGTCGTGCCACTTGATGCCGTCGTTGTAGAAGTTGTTCAGGATGGACAGGCAGCTCTCGTCGTTGCCCTGGGCGGCCTCCCGGTTGTCGGGCTGCGGCTGCTGGTATCCACCCGTTGCCGACCAGTCGCCGGTGTTCCTCTGCGAGGTGGGTCCAATCTTGGCCCCCGATCCCGACCAGAACCATCCGTTCTCGTTGGGGGGCTGCAGGTCGGGTCTGTCGCAGCCGGCGAAGTTGCACTTCCTGCCCGAGGTCCAGATGTATCGCACATTGCCCCGGGCGATCCGCTGCTTCACAAAGTCATTCTCCTGCGGCGTCTCCAGGGAAACGGCGTCCATGCAGTGCCGACGGCAAATATTCCTCGCGTCCAGCCAGTCCACCTCCAGACTGCGAGTGGGAGCGTGCTCCCAGCTGAAGAAGTACGAATGGGACACTCCCCGGGCATCCCGGTAGCTGGCATGGCGCACCCGGTTGGCACAGCTCCTCGGATCGGGAAGGGCCAGGCGACGCTGGGCCAGCGCCACGGTGGCACTTAAAGCCAGCAGGAGCAGTGCTCGCAGCACAGACATATTTGGATATCTAAAAAATTagttcattatttttattgatttggaaAATCACTAggaataatttattcatttaaatgtttttttaattttcgtttaaaagaatataagcttttgagaaattattcctttagctattttatttaaattaccactaaaaattaaatttaattatattatattatatttaattatattatattatttttgtatcaatgaatacatatttaaaattctgaATAATAAATGAGGAATTCGTGAATCAGAACCTATTTAGTAGTAATTTAAGTCGTATTCTGGCCAATTAAACCAGCAAACCTGATCGAATTTCTGACAAATCCAGACTGGAGTGGCTAACCCCCCGAGTTCGGCCTAAAACTGACTCAAAAAACAAGTCCGACTAGGCTTGGATCTGACTCGCCCCACCCAATGCATTTCCGCTTGGATGAGTCGCTGGGTTTTATGCAAAATCACTGATTGGAAATGCTTTGCAtcgattttgatcaattttgaCTGTATCTTGTGGATGGAATTTGTCGCTTACAATTGTCATTTTGCACAATTTGATTCCATTTCGTCTAATTAAGTAGTTTTCCATTTCGGCGAGGGGCCTTCAACCTGGTTTCTATTTCGTAACGTGAGAACAACTGACTTTTATTTCGCCCAGCAACAGGGTATTCTCTTCTCTACTACAACCTATGCAAATGGGCTCATTGTTTTATATCTGAACATAAAAACCATGAAAATTGTATGCAAATTTTTATGGGCTTATTGATGAGCGACTGGTTGTGGTTGCAAGCCACTTGGCAACTAATCAAAAATGCATCTTATATAAATTGTCTGCTTGCAATTAGATCCGGATTTAAATTGGCTGATCTAAGCTGAGGCTCCATTTTATTGGAAATTGCTGAAACGCGTGCTGGGCTTTGTTGATCCATTACAATAAAAGTTAATTATCTTCAACTGACCaaaacaaattgcaaattaGTTAAGATTAGTTGTTGCTGATTAAAAGAGCTCAGACAGCTGAAGGAAAAATTGTCTGTACAAAATgggaaattaaaagcaaaaagtTTTAATGATCTTCTATTTTCATTTCTGCTCAATCattaaaagtcaaaatttCGCTACACAGGACAAAAGAAACTTATAGCTTTAATTCTTATTTAGTagtttatactttttaaaaaataatttacttaGTAGGAGTCGAAAGGACCTCAAAAAAAGTTACCAAACCGTAACTGACCTAGCCCAGAAACCTGACCTATCCAAGAA
This window contains:
- the LOC108033690 gene encoding dedicator of cytokinesis protein 9 isoform X6, with protein sequence MERKFTRGLNKLGSAVQMRENVSQLVRESAVLMNCTGRYQRSPSIANKPLVVEPIDFEAFIAKNKTVIQNDPQRELLIYPADDVSEIIMPRKQRTNAKSVADRFDPPNEAIVCPLHGPSIISNGNGHSQVSRQGSIQSNGSQSHHNGNGHTSSSSSSSLTNSNGHGQLSRKSSQCSNGSSSHKDSSYESALSSITLRSHLAQPEEVDEFADDGHGEDVVDGQPHGSRAECTRFTRQALYTYRAKNHLIHYKYNAYGGNCHDLPSISPAEELLEEVYEIDADQDRIDEQMTRSQADTITKQGYLLKGPDSASDRMFANIGNKSFKRRYCYLRQEIDGTYILELHKDEKQGEAKATIVMDFCTDVVQNPKRGRFCFELRMTTGHKSFTLAAENEQDFKDWLSKISSVLAQNRAQEEKRNASLERQPSIGSNPSPQLQPPAMEPQIFGTLKGLDQSLHPQLMKYGRETDHSIALARREQRRRLFACYQSPAKSSGSDNVEQYREHFGTRLLLTCHNLRFRLQCIPQDEGSAAGVEQQVEPYITSLALYDAKANRKLSENFYFNVNEQWAAQLLPNTPVPSSVAGCGVPRKSADGDERNCSSQAPHSLFDGVSAELLRANRQQFQQLRQCLLSVTAPHADIYLVVRVEKLLQSGIAQAAEPYLKAGKDPKLGQKVYKAAKNCAQHIGHYRQPFAWAARPLFKQYSHELDVDPKKEFEFSPIYRQELPKLKDDELLKLLVDFRKPEKLSKLTIIPGSLKMQMQFIDQTTPCGLSKSLAPLSTFNPSSKQSPTIELAEFQSQCERDAHPYTSFCNHLYVYPLSLQFDSQKLFSRARNITVVVELRDGDGEYSKPLKCIYGRPGQDLLVSQIACPVLHHNVTPTWYEEIKLRLPLGLFPEHHLLFSFYHVSCNLSKKREANAAFETPIGYAWLPLLQKNRICLEEQQLPVAATLPVGYLSIQPLGWGKGNCGPDIQWIDNQRNLYTVGLRLDSTVLTADQHLHNFFGHCERLLEGGKTGAVPAETETCKILKAAHAIDMKSLINYLPTLLNELFTLLVHTQSEEIGLNVIRLITNIIHLISDQAKRPDLLAAYVKYVFHAPYYSQQTARQRTVHGELCRHLPYLLNPNNPDFLIVNKFMRYSSIFFDLIVKSMAQHLLATGRIRMLRNERFPKEYADRVEQLIKVLMPYITTRYEDLGEETNLLNRSLAKFVRQCLSYMDRGFVFRLIRCYMAEFSPGNTRILHEYKFNFLQEICQHEHYVPLNLPFVLNPKNRPPEMMQHFTLSEQFCRQHFLSGLLLQELKSSLNEIGHVRRHALGIFKDLLAKHELDNRYQQRGQLSRIALLYVPWLGVVMDNIHRIDDLSESGACTPNGHVYADSASYTKRLSCSSSYVFSKDSSTFGSLTSTPRSKNRLTLHCDQPSPYRTSVHIKEHNYLAAIAGQPISNGISNLSLNSNTDSGHSQDTTTIGAYTNGDADVALRNGHNRSVSVTHAQILARCDKFSSAESKDLLLGFLFIIKHLSQDQMVGWWQNCNESETLQFLSILDLCLLQFRYVGKKSVVITPDTRQGRSAKANTLPARTQPPTGLENGSQEQQPTSGTLNQTREHLLEDMDTLARSQLALYESNLATEVGMIILDCLGLYVLQFRQLLADSLILPKVARVYLRFLQLGQSERLSKHVFAALRAFINNYAVALFKGNAMLCGQMVYELLKACDSRLVEIRHESCAVLYLLMRSNFEFSGRKALTRVHLQVIISVSQMIGNVIGLNNARFQESLSIINSYANSDKAMKGTGFPMEVKDLTRRVRTVLMATAQMQAHHMDPERLLELQYSLANSYASTPELRHTWLVTMARNHEQNGNLSEAACCHLHIAALMCEYLRLRGGCTLSWSSTAFKKISTNIPRDEQGLKLDAGAQDSQYTEQMLLEQLKQCADFLDRAERFECLGELYKLILPMYERDRSFLDLAHCYEHLTQAYNKIVEVNRSGKRMLGRFYRVVFYGMMYFEEDHAIEYVYKEPKLTSLSEISERLGKQYKEKFGADVVKMIMDSSPVKVDELDAKLAYIQVTHVIPFFSKDELDQRLNEFEQNHDVDTFMYETPFTKSGAARGSVEEQWKRKTVIKTQYSFPYVLKRIPVKSREIIELSPIEVAIDEMQSKVSELEEIILPPADVKKLQLRLQGSVAVTVNAGPLAYAHAFLDAKVVNNFSLDRVGDLKDVFRDFIVVCQKALFLNERIISADQKEYHHVLKENYEKLCQALSELLDDESFQPLGDDADSINQRNSMALFNAISGASNNSSTA